A stretch of the SAR86 cluster bacterium genome encodes the following:
- a CDS encoding Zn-ribbon domain-containing OB-fold protein gives MSLPVVEYLKLPEGGEPYLEGHKCSECGSIFLGERNVCSNCFARDSMQSIKLNNTGKLYSYSIVFRSFPGIEVPYISAIVDLDGGGTVKGNLIDCEPDPDKINFDMPVEVIFDDALGRKDKDGNSYISYFFKPIS, from the coding sequence ATGAGTTTACCTGTTGTCGAATATCTAAAACTGCCGGAAGGCGGAGAACCTTATCTAGAAGGTCATAAATGTAGTGAGTGTGGTTCAATATTTCTAGGAGAAAGGAATGTTTGTTCGAATTGTTTTGCGCGAGACTCTATGCAATCTATTAAGCTGAATAATACTGGAAAATTATATTCTTATTCTATTGTTTTTAGATCTTTTCCTGGAATAGAAGTTCCCTACATATCTGCGATAGTTGATCTCGATGGAGGAGGAACAGTAAAAGGAAATCTCATAGATTGTGAGCCAGATCCAGATAAAATTAATTTTGATATGCCAGTAGAAGTTATATTTGATGATGCTTTAGGTAGAAAAGATAAAGACGGAAATAGTTATATCAGCTATTTCTTTAAACCAATTTCATAA
- a CDS encoding TerB family tellurite resistance protein → MSFWKAGIGGMIGFSIGGPIGGILGAIIGSKLSARDQTKPSMKQRNQAAFFTALFACFAKIAKADGKVSREEVDKVDHFIKERFKFPSDQRLFAIEIFNHAKDDHNSFRDYASQLASLLSSDRPALIMFYELLFELSMADGHLDPSEENLLLEALEIFQIDQEFFKINKKKYGGNISDAYVILGVTEDMSFKDIKVAYQRKRKEFHPDTLLSKGLPEELLEKAKEKFIEIQSAFEEIEKKKNK, encoded by the coding sequence ATGAGTTTTTGGAAAGCAGGAATAGGCGGTATGATTGGTTTCTCAATCGGAGGACCTATTGGAGGAATACTTGGTGCAATAATTGGATCAAAACTTTCGGCTAGAGATCAAACTAAACCATCAATGAAGCAGAGAAATCAAGCTGCTTTTTTTACTGCTCTTTTCGCATGTTTCGCCAAAATTGCAAAAGCTGACGGTAAAGTATCTCGAGAAGAAGTAGATAAAGTTGATCACTTTATAAAGGAGAGATTCAAATTTCCATCAGATCAGAGACTATTTGCTATTGAAATATTTAATCATGCAAAAGATGATCATAATTCCTTTCGAGATTATGCTAGCCAGCTTGCTTCACTTTTGTCATCCGATAGACCAGCCTTAATAATGTTTTATGAGCTTCTATTTGAACTTTCGATGGCAGATGGCCATCTGGACCCTTCAGAAGAAAATCTTCTACTCGAAGCGTTAGAGATTTTTCAAATTGATCAAGAATTTTTCAAAATTAATAAAAAGAAGTATGGAGGGAATATATCTGATGCCTATGTCATCCTTGGAGTAACCGAAGATATGTCATTTAAAGATATAAAGGTTGCTTACCAAAGAAAAAGAAAAGAATTTCATCCTGATACTTTATTATCAAAGGGTTTGCCAGAAGAATTATTAGAGAAAGCCAAAGAAAAATTTATTGAAATCCAATCGGCCTTTGAAGAAATAGAAAAGAAAAAAAATAAATAA
- a CDS encoding beta-ketoacyl-ACP synthase III: protein MSVIISGTGLFTPKDFITNEELVQSFNQFVIKFNEENKDQIDSGAIDALELSSSEFIKKASGIEQRYVQDKEGILDITRMRPRLKERSNSEVSILAEMAIKAAEEAIKQSGINSSDIDVVICGCSNLQRAYPAVAIEVQQELGISGYAYDMNVACSSATFSIQNAYNDIQSGLADKVLVVNPEICSGHLNFKDRDAHFIFGDAATAVILEKDSRSQSAFTILGTSLKTQFSNNIRNNFGFLNLPENSDPNAPDKLFIQKGRSVFKEVVPMVQAHIASHLDKLNIDIQEVKRLWLHQANLSMNQLIAKKLLGRDPDEQEMPIILNDYANTSSAGSIIAFHQTKDDFVSDEIGVISSFGAGYSVGSVILQKI, encoded by the coding sequence ATGTCAGTAATTATTTCAGGTACAGGCTTATTCACTCCTAAAGATTTCATAACTAATGAAGAACTAGTCCAAAGTTTTAATCAGTTCGTCATAAAATTTAATGAAGAAAATAAGGATCAAATAGATTCTGGTGCCATAGATGCTTTAGAACTATCAAGCAGTGAGTTCATAAAAAAAGCTTCCGGTATTGAGCAAAGATATGTTCAAGATAAAGAAGGAATACTTGATATAACTAGAATGAGACCTAGATTGAAAGAAAGATCTAATTCCGAGGTTTCTATTCTTGCTGAGATGGCAATAAAAGCTGCTGAGGAAGCCATAAAACAATCAGGGATAAACTCTTCTGATATAGATGTGGTCATATGTGGTTGTTCAAATCTTCAAAGAGCATATCCTGCTGTAGCAATAGAGGTTCAACAAGAGCTTGGAATTTCTGGTTACGCATATGATATGAATGTTGCGTGTTCATCGGCGACATTTTCCATACAAAATGCCTATAATGACATTCAATCAGGTCTTGCAGATAAGGTCCTAGTAGTTAATCCCGAGATTTGTTCAGGCCATTTAAACTTCAAAGACAGAGATGCACATTTCATATTCGGAGATGCAGCCACTGCCGTTATCCTCGAAAAAGATAGTCGTTCCCAGTCTGCTTTTACAATTCTTGGAACAAGTCTAAAGACACAGTTCTCAAATAATATACGAAATAACTTTGGATTTTTGAATTTGCCTGAAAATTCTGATCCAAACGCCCCTGATAAATTATTCATACAGAAAGGCAGGAGTGTCTTCAAAGAAGTTGTTCCGATGGTCCAGGCTCACATAGCTTCTCATTTAGATAAACTAAATATTGATATTCAGGAAGTAAAAAGGTTATGGCTTCATCAAGCAAATTTAAGTATGAACCAGCTAATTGCCAAGAAACTTTTAGGGAGAGATCCGGATGAGCAGGAAATGCCAATTATTTTGAATGACTATGCTAATACTAGTTCAGCTGGCTCTATAATAGCTTTTCACCAAACAAAAGATGACTTTGTATCCGATGAAATTGGAGTTATAAGTTCTTTTGGAGCTGGATACTCAGTTGGAAGTGTAATTTTACAAAAGATTTAA
- a CDS encoding DoxX family protein, whose amino-acid sequence MKFLSRIHNTLKGFEALEFLPLFLIRLYLFYVLWFAGINKIDSFDKFSGYLGTLGVPLPDIVTWLVIITETGGAALILIGLFVRWSSIPLLVVMFFAGYLVHWQNGWPHEANGIEFAAIYSLMLFILLCFGGGKYLSLDYWVSSNK is encoded by the coding sequence ATGAAATTTTTATCGAGAATTCATAATACGTTAAAGGGCTTTGAAGCCTTGGAGTTTTTACCCTTATTCCTTATAAGGCTCTATCTTTTTTATGTACTTTGGTTTGCTGGAATAAATAAAATAGATTCTTTTGATAAGTTTTCAGGTTATTTGGGAACTCTCGGAGTCCCTCTCCCAGATATCGTTACTTGGTTAGTTATTATCACTGAAACTGGAGGCGCAGCATTAATTCTAATAGGTTTATTTGTTAGGTGGTCCTCAATTCCACTTTTGGTTGTTATGTTTTTTGCAGGATATCTTGTCCATTGGCAAAATGGATGGCCTCATGAAGCAAATGGTATAGAGTTTGCTGCTATTTATTCATTGATGCTTTTCATTTTATTATGTTTCGGTGGAGGAAAATATTTGAGTCTCGATTATTGGGTATCAAGTAATAAATAA
- the pdxH gene encoding pyridoxamine 5'-phosphate oxidase gives MELYQASDNLLEPISKVHEWIQEAQQNGAALPHAMNISSINFEGKPSSRMVLLKRIGQEEFVFFTDYHGNKGKQIIKSPYVALNFWWAKTNKQIRIEGKCSKATEEENDEYFSSRPRGSQISASVSLQSEEIDSYQSLVERSQEFESNHSGKDITRPQRWGGFVVEPESLEFWEDQKNRLHTRELYSKQGSEWKKVLLSP, from the coding sequence ATGGAACTATATCAGGCCTCAGATAACCTTCTAGAACCAATAAGCAAGGTTCATGAATGGATTCAAGAAGCTCAGCAAAATGGAGCTGCATTGCCTCATGCTATGAATATCTCCTCAATAAATTTTGAGGGTAAACCGTCTTCAAGAATGGTCTTACTGAAAAGAATAGGCCAAGAAGAATTTGTCTTCTTTACTGACTATCATGGCAATAAGGGAAAGCAGATAATTAAATCACCTTATGTCGCTTTAAACTTTTGGTGGGCAAAGACAAATAAGCAAATCAGAATAGAAGGCAAATGTTCCAAGGCAACAGAAGAAGAAAATGATGAATATTTTTCTTCTAGACCAAGAGGTTCGCAGATTTCAGCCTCTGTTTCCTTGCAAAGTGAAGAAATAGATTCATATCAATCTTTAGTTGAGCGGTCTCAGGAATTTGAATCCAATCATTCTGGGAAAGATATAACAAGACCACAAAGATGGGGAGGATTCGTAGTAGAACCAGAATCTCTAGAATTTTGGGAAGACCAAAAGAATAGGTTACATACAAGAGAACTATATTCAAAACAAGGCAGTGAATGGAAAAAGGTCCTTTTGTCGCCTTAA
- the thrS gene encoding threonine--tRNA ligase — translation MPSIKLPDNSTRNFDNPLSVEDIAKDIGTGLAKAAVAGKIDGKLVDGSEIIADDCSLEIITIKDDEGLEIVRHSCAHLLAHALKQLYPNAQMAIGPVIRDGFYYDIKLDKNLSDEDLEAIEKRMKKLAKTKYDVKREVVSQKKAIKTFKERNEPYKVNLAEEIPDGEVIALYHHEEYIDMCRGPHVTNMRHLQAFKLTKVSGAYWRGDSKNEMLQRIYGTAWPNSKDLENYILQQEEAEKRDHRKLGRQLDLFHFQEEAPGMVFWHPKGWSIYSALKTFIQSKLAEYDYQEINTPQIVDRKLWEASGHWDKYRENMFITEIDEEHANEKRTNALKPMNCPCHVQVFNQGLRSYKDLPIRYAEFGSCHRYEASGTLHGLMRVRGFTQDDGHIFCTEDQIQDETKKFIELLTDIYAQLGFNEFDIKLSNRPEVRAGSEQVWDKAEQALEDAIKNLNLPYEVVDGDGAFYGPKLDFVLIDALGREWQCGTFQLDFILPERLDAKFVDSDSEKYNPVLIHRAVLGSFERFIGVLIEHYGGALPTWLSPIQAEILNISDKQAEYCSKIGNLLKKSGFRAHSDLRNEKITYKIRDHSMQKTPFLLIAGNREMKNNTISVRARGGEDLGEMSIDDFIQKLQNVVDEKI, via the coding sequence ATGCCTTCAATAAAACTTCCAGATAATTCCACAAGAAATTTTGACAATCCTTTAAGTGTTGAGGATATTGCTAAAGATATCGGTACAGGCCTTGCAAAAGCTGCAGTTGCAGGAAAAATTGACGGTAAATTAGTTGACGGGTCAGAAATCATTGCTGACGATTGCAGCTTAGAAATCATAACAATAAAAGATGATGAAGGCCTTGAAATAGTCAGACATTCATGTGCTCATTTGTTGGCTCATGCCCTTAAACAGCTTTATCCAAATGCCCAAATGGCAATAGGCCCAGTAATAAGAGACGGGTTTTATTACGATATCAAACTTGATAAAAATCTATCAGATGAAGACTTAGAGGCTATAGAGAAGAGAATGAAAAAGCTTGCTAAGACTAAATACGATGTTAAGAGAGAAGTCGTATCACAAAAAAAAGCTATCAAGACTTTCAAAGAGAGAAATGAACCTTATAAAGTAAACCTTGCAGAGGAAATACCTGATGGTGAAGTCATAGCGTTATATCACCATGAAGAATATATAGATATGTGCAGAGGACCACATGTTACCAATATGAGACATCTTCAAGCTTTTAAGCTCACGAAAGTATCAGGTGCTTATTGGAGGGGAGACTCAAAAAATGAAATGCTTCAAAGAATATACGGAACAGCTTGGCCTAATTCAAAAGACTTGGAGAATTATATTCTCCAACAGGAGGAAGCGGAAAAGAGAGACCATAGGAAATTAGGAAGGCAATTAGATTTATTTCATTTTCAAGAAGAAGCACCCGGTATGGTTTTTTGGCATCCAAAGGGGTGGTCTATTTATTCAGCTCTAAAAACCTTCATACAATCCAAACTAGCCGAATACGATTATCAAGAAATTAATACTCCTCAGATAGTTGATAGAAAGTTGTGGGAAGCTTCCGGACACTGGGATAAATATCGAGAAAATATGTTTATCACGGAAATCGATGAAGAACATGCTAATGAGAAGAGGACAAATGCCCTAAAACCAATGAATTGTCCTTGCCATGTTCAGGTATTTAATCAGGGGCTGAGGTCCTATAAAGATCTACCAATAAGATATGCCGAGTTTGGCTCATGTCATAGATATGAAGCTTCAGGAACGCTTCATGGTCTCATGAGAGTTAGAGGGTTTACTCAAGATGATGGGCATATATTTTGTACCGAAGATCAGATTCAAGATGAGACCAAGAAATTTATAGAATTACTAACGGACATATATGCTCAACTAGGATTTAATGAGTTTGATATAAAACTTTCAAATAGGCCTGAGGTTAGGGCTGGTTCAGAGCAAGTTTGGGATAAAGCGGAACAAGCGTTGGAGGATGCAATAAAAAATCTGAATTTACCGTATGAAGTAGTTGATGGTGATGGTGCTTTCTATGGTCCAAAGTTAGACTTTGTTCTTATTGACGCTTTAGGCAGGGAATGGCAATGTGGAACTTTTCAACTAGACTTTATCTTGCCTGAGAGATTAGATGCAAAATTTGTTGACTCTGATAGTGAAAAATATAACCCAGTGTTAATTCACAGAGCCGTTTTGGGTTCTTTTGAGAGATTCATAGGTGTTTTGATTGAACATTATGGCGGGGCTTTACCTACTTGGTTGTCACCAATACAGGCAGAAATTCTCAATATTTCTGATAAACAAGCTGAATATTGCTCAAAAATAGGCAATTTATTGAAAAAAAGTGGATTTAGGGCACATTCGGACTTGAGGAATGAGAAGATCACTTATAAAATTCGCGACCACTCTATGCAGAAGACACCTTTTCTTTTGATAGCGGGCAACAGGGAGATGAAAAATAACACGATTTCTGTTCGAGCTAGAGGAGGGGAAGATCTTGGAGAAATGTCTATTGATGACTTCATCCAAAAACTTCAGAATGTAGTGGATGAAAAAATATAG
- the infC gene encoding translation initiation factor IF-3 — protein sequence MAQRKSFKKSEKRLPINGEIKADKVRLISETGEQLGILSLSEALKKAEEADLDLVQMAKEGDPLVCRLLNHGKHIFDAKKQKAASKKKQKRQQIKEIKFRPVTEKNDYEIKVNKIKSFIENGDKAKITLRFRGREMAHQQIGMELLKRVESDLESMASVEQFPTLEGRQLVMMMAPNKKN from the coding sequence ATAGCTCAAAGAAAATCTTTCAAGAAGTCTGAAAAACGATTACCCATTAATGGTGAAATTAAGGCAGATAAAGTAAGACTCATTAGTGAAACGGGAGAACAATTAGGAATATTAAGCTTATCTGAGGCTCTAAAGAAAGCTGAAGAAGCAGATTTAGATTTAGTTCAAATGGCTAAGGAAGGAGATCCTTTAGTTTGCAGACTTTTAAATCATGGTAAACATATATTTGATGCAAAAAAACAAAAGGCTGCATCAAAAAAGAAACAAAAAAGACAACAAATAAAAGAGATAAAATTTAGACCTGTAACTGAAAAAAATGACTATGAGATAAAAGTAAATAAAATTAAAAGTTTTATAGAAAATGGAGACAAAGCAAAGATTACATTAAGATTCAGAGGCAGAGAAATGGCCCATCAGCAGATAGGCATGGAGCTTTTAAAAAGAGTTGAATCTGATCTAGAGAGCATGGCAAGTGTTGAACAATTTCCAACTTTAGAGGGAAGACAACTAGTAATGATGATGGCCCCCAACAAGAAAAATTAA
- the rpmI gene encoding 50S ribosomal protein L35, with protein sequence MSKLKVHSGASKRFKSTGSGLKRKKANKSHILTKMKTKRKRQLRGTTEIAKGDQPLVDKMLKIKT encoded by the coding sequence ATGAGTAAATTAAAAGTCCATAGTGGAGCGAGTAAAAGGTTCAAGAGCACAGGTTCTGGGCTGAAAAGAAAAAAAGCCAATAAGAGTCATATTCTCACCAAAATGAAAACTAAAAGAAAGAGACAACTTAGAGGCACAACAGAGATAGCTAAAGGCGATCAGCCGCTTGTCGATAAGATGTTAAAAATTAAAACTTAA
- the rplT gene encoding 50S ribosomal protein L20: MARVKRGVQAKARHKKVLKQAKGFRGARSRTYKVAKQAVMRAGQYAYRDRRVKKRVFRSLWIVRINAAARDNGITYSQLIAGLKKANIDLDRKVLASLAVNDKEAFSLIAEQAKSNLAASL; this comes from the coding sequence ATGGCAAGAGTAAAAAGAGGGGTCCAAGCAAAGGCTAGGCATAAAAAAGTACTTAAGCAAGCTAAGGGCTTCAGAGGTGCAAGGAGCAGAACATATAAGGTAGCAAAACAAGCTGTTATGCGCGCTGGGCAATATGCCTATAGAGACAGAAGAGTAAAGAAGAGAGTATTTCGTTCTTTATGGATTGTAAGAATCAATGCTGCTGCAAGAGATAATGGGATTACTTACAGTCAGCTTATAGCTGGATTAAAAAAGGCTAATATAGATTTGGATAGAAAAGTTCTGGCTAGCCTTGCTGTCAATGATAAGGAAGCATTTTCTTTAATAGCAGAACAAGCTAAATCAAATTTAGCAGCTTCATTATAA
- the pheS gene encoding phenylalanine--tRNA ligase subunit alpha: MNLDSLKKKISDLEINAKTEFGSANNKLELDNIYRSYLGKKGKVNLLLKSLGSLPQEKRREAGKLLNNLKGVLENNYAHISSLINDKANLARLEKDKLDISLPGFSSRKGSIHPVTRTIRDVCNFFERMGFDVEAGPEAEIDYYNFEALNVPEDHPAKDMHDTFYLNNEGLLRTHTSPVQIRTMEKSEAPHRIICPGKVYRKDSDLTHTPMFHQIEGLVVEEGASFAQLKGLLNDFLTDFFGEEVELRFRPSYFPFTEPSAEVDIRWKKNWLEVLGCGMVHPNVLNSVGVDTKKYSGFAFGLGVERMAMLKYDIPDLRAFFENDIRFLDQF, from the coding sequence ATGAACCTAGACTCTCTTAAAAAGAAAATATCTGATTTAGAAATAAATGCTAAGACCGAATTCGGCTCAGCTAATAATAAGTTGGAACTCGATAATATTTATCGTTCTTATTTAGGAAAAAAAGGTAAAGTCAATCTTCTTTTGAAGTCCCTAGGATCTCTGCCTCAAGAAAAACGAAGGGAGGCTGGAAAACTCCTTAATAATTTAAAAGGAGTTTTAGAGAATAATTATGCCCATATTTCTTCCTTGATTAATGATAAAGCCAATCTGGCAAGATTAGAAAAGGATAAGCTTGATATTAGTCTTCCTGGATTTAGCAGTAGAAAAGGATCTATCCATCCTGTCACACGAACCATCCGTGATGTCTGCAATTTTTTTGAACGGATGGGTTTTGATGTCGAGGCTGGGCCAGAAGCTGAAATAGATTATTATAATTTTGAAGCTTTAAATGTTCCTGAAGATCATCCTGCAAAAGATATGCATGATACTTTTTACCTCAACAATGAAGGATTATTAAGAACTCATACTTCTCCAGTTCAAATAAGGACCATGGAAAAGAGCGAGGCTCCCCACAGGATAATTTGTCCGGGTAAAGTCTACCGAAAAGACTCAGATTTAACTCATACTCCCATGTTTCATCAGATTGAAGGTCTCGTAGTGGAAGAGGGAGCATCCTTTGCTCAATTAAAAGGTTTATTGAATGATTTTTTAACAGATTTCTTTGGAGAGGAGGTCGAGTTGAGATTTAGGCCTTCATATTTCCCTTTTACAGAACCCTCCGCTGAAGTGGATATAAGATGGAAAAAAAATTGGTTAGAGGTATTAGGATGCGGTATGGTTCATCCAAATGTTCTTAATAGTGTTGGTGTTGATACAAAAAAATACAGTGGATTTGCATTTGGATTAGGCGTAGAGAGAATGGCTATGCTGAAATATGACATTCCAGACTTAAGAGCTTTTTTTGAAAATGATATTCGCTTTTTAGATCAATTTTAA